The segment CCGTTCAATGCCCCGTCGGCCGCCTCGCTCCCGTCGAAATGCACGAGCCGGATGTCGTCGGGCTCCGTCCAGGCCAGGCCCCGCTCGCGCGGACCACGACACCGAACCAACAGGGTGTCCTCACTCATCCGAAGACTGATGTGTCCCAGGATCCCGTCAGCGAGGCCGCGCCCGGCGAGCACCCGGCAGGCGGTGGCGATCAGGTCGCGTTCTGCATCCATGGCCGACATCAGTTCTCCCCCGCATCGGCTGCGACGGCGGGCTGAAGGCGACGGACCGCCGCTGCCACGTCGAGACCCCCGGCTACGCCCCTGCGGGCCGTGATCAATGCCTTCGGCCAGTTCGCTATCGCCGCGCCGATCAACTCCCCGCTGTCGTCGCCGTAGAGCACCGCGAATCGCCCGTCGTCGGGATCCCCGAGCGTTCGAACCTCGGCGGCGCCCTCATGGTGTCCGACCACTTGGATCTTCCAGTCGTATTGGTCGGTCCACACGTACTCGACTGCCGAATAGGCCTGGGTGCTGTCCGGTTGAACGATGTTCCGCGCCACGCATCGAGCCTGGTCGACCGCGTTGGTCCAGTGCTCGGCGCGCACCAGTTCGCCCGACGAGCACGAGCGCCAGCGCGCCACATCACCCGCGGCGTACACGTGTTCGTGTCCGTGGGCGCGGAGGAACTCATCACAGACGACTCCGTCGTCGAGAGTCAGACCGGACGACCCCAGCCATCCCGTGTTCGGCGAGGCACCGATGCCCACGACCACGGTCGCGGCCGAGAGCTGTGTTCCGTCGGTCAATCGCACCACCAGGCCACGGTCTGTCTCCACGATCTCGTCCACTCCGGAGCCGAAGTGCAACTGAACCCCGCGGTCCGCATGCAAGGTCGAGAACGCGTGAGCCACAGATTCGGTGAACGCGCGGCCCATCGGGGCCATCGCCATGTCGACGAGATGCACCTCGAGCCCGAGGCCCCGCGCGGTCGCCGCCACTTCGG is part of the Gordonia phthalatica genome and harbors:
- a CDS encoding NAD(P)/FAD-dependent oxidoreductase, whose translation is MTVVIVGASVAGVRTAQALRSEGYTDRIVIVDREDELPYDKPPLSKALLSGASDADSIRLITDDEIAETNLELLLGVEVTGVDLQNRSVDMADGTPLAYDDLVIATGADARRGPWAPSARIHVVRTLSDARGLRADLDRGGPVVVIGSGFVGAEVAATARGLGLEVHLVDMAMAPMGRAFTESVAHAFSTLHADRGVQLHFGSGVDEIVETDRGLVVRLTDGTQLSAATVVVGIGASPNTGWLGSSGLTLDDGVVCDEFLRAHGHEHVYAAGDVARWRSCSSGELVRAEHWTNAVDQARCVARNIVQPDSTQAYSAVEYVWTDQYDWKIQVVGHHEGAAEVRTLGDPDDGRFAVLYGDDSGELIGAAIANWPKALITARRGVAGGLDVAAAVRRLQPAVAADAGEN